In Streptomyces sp. NBC_00306, a single genomic region encodes these proteins:
- a CDS encoding DNA-3-methyladenine glycosylase, producing MIESPDRTPLSREFFDRPVLEVAPELLGCTLARHHDDGSIELRITEVEAYAGELDPGSHAFRGRTARNDVMFGPPGHAYVYFTYGMWHCLNVVCGPVGRAGGVLLRAGEVLVGAEHARKRRISARHDRELAKGPARLATALDVDRTLNGADFCADGHSPLTLLPGNAPAPDQVRNGPRTGVGGDGAHHPWRFWIDGDPTVSPYRAHTPRRRAT from the coding sequence ATGATCGAGAGCCCCGACCGTACGCCGTTGTCGCGGGAGTTCTTCGACCGCCCTGTACTGGAGGTCGCACCCGAACTCCTCGGCTGCACCCTCGCACGCCACCACGACGACGGTTCCATCGAACTGCGCATCACCGAGGTGGAGGCGTACGCGGGGGAGCTCGACCCCGGTTCCCACGCCTTCCGCGGCCGCACCGCCCGCAACGACGTCATGTTCGGACCGCCCGGTCACGCGTACGTCTACTTCACCTACGGCATGTGGCACTGCCTCAACGTGGTGTGCGGCCCGGTCGGCCGCGCCGGCGGTGTCCTGCTGCGAGCCGGTGAGGTACTGGTAGGCGCGGAGCACGCCCGCAAACGTCGAATCTCGGCCCGTCATGACAGAGAACTGGCCAAGGGGCCGGCCCGTCTGGCCACGGCACTCGACGTCGACCGCACCCTCAACGGTGCGGACTTCTGCGCCGACGGTCATTCACCCCTGACCCTGCTCCCCGGCAACGCCCCTGCCCCTGACCAGGTCCGCAACGGTCCGCGCACGGGCGTCGGCGGCGACGGAGCCCACCACCCGTGGCGCTTCTGGATCGACGGAGACCCCACGGTGAGCCCGTACCGGGCACACACGCCGCGCCGCAGGGCAACTTGA